TGCGCAACACTTTCCCTCAGACTCATGCTGATGGACTGAATGGAGTAATAGAGAATTTATGAAAATCAACTAATCCCAGCTTGTCTGCCCAGAATAGGAGATCCCATGAGCTCCATGTGAGTACCATCATGTTCATGCCTGCTGATTGGTTGCTTTGGTTAGATGTAAGAACTGGAGggttaaacatacacacatataagcacacatacaaacacacacacacacacttacctgaAAGTTGGCTGTCCTGGAAACGGTCAAACTCACTCTGGTATTCTGTACTCGCCCTGTAGAGGGTGGTAAGATCTGGAGACAGATCATAGCGCACCATAAACATTAATAACCATTATAGATCTCTGTGGTTTAGATCCTATTACACTGGGCCAGCAGGTAACCATCCCTTACCAATAAGTCCTCCACTCATCTGTTCACTAGTGGTTTTGTAGGTGACAACGGCATGTTCCATGATCTTCTTCAGTTCTATCTGCTCCTCTACACTGGAAGATGCCGCAGCCAATAGGAAGTCTTCATGAAGTAGCATGACCCTGTGGTCACATTGCAGACATGGTCTCACCACAGGGATAATGCACACCAGGATTATGAAATACAAGAGGTTGGGGAAAGACAGGGCCCTAACTCTGTTTTCCATAGCTAGTTTTATTGAGACATATAGAAAGATAGACTGGCCATAGTGATTTTGTCCATTAAATCATCCAAACGGCATTAGAATTAAAACTATAACTTAAATATTATGTTGTGACAATGAATAGAATGTTGAGAGGCAGCAACACTGTGATGTCACAAACTCGATTGCTTTGCATAATTTGAAATGGACCTAGTGAGAATAAATCACCTCAGTTTGCAGCTCTCTGCTGACTCTCAGTGGTGAAAGCTGAGCAAGTATGCAAAAAAAAGTAACTAATTGTGTCTTGTGGTTAACTGCTCTCTCAATCTGCTGATCTGTGTCTGGAAAACAGTTCTAGTGTTCTAAATTTAGGTAAACAGCGTTCAGGGTCCTTTTCTTTGGCAAAAGAGCAAGCCTAATtggaacaagccttattaacacatacattttgatgaacatagtctaatgtgcGATTTGGCAGTTCCTACTCTTAGTTTAGCCCAAGTCAAGCGTGGTTCATTACAGGAAAACTTAACTGTATTGTTAAAActattgctattataaaataatattgcaaACATTCAAAACCACCTTTTGCAGGATTCTGCTAACTAATACAGGATACAGAAACTAGCTCAGTGATGTAGTCAGCAATGGTTTAACAGGTGTGTTAATAGGAGAAAGATAAACTTTTTTCACTGATTTACACATTATTATATGCTGCtgtatttctttgtttcattacttcacctttgttattttattaaaattagTTGGTGCATGCATTGTATGTTGTCAGGCCCAATTatttgcatgcacacacatgcattcctTAACAAATGGCTGGAAGATAATTTCAAAAATAGCTAATATTTTGTGATTTCATTCACAtgcttatccagagcaacatacagtagtGAATGCATTTAATTCCTAACTGGTCACCTGTGGGAAACCCACAACCTCTGGTGTTCCAAGAGTCATGCCCCAtgaactgagctacacaggactaCCTCAACTTATAGTCAAGAAACCCTTACAGCCAAGAAAACTCaatgctgctatccctgcatttcagttgcacatttcAGTtgcccagacagggcccaacaggcaggtaataaatccacccacattgccaagcatcaaccaaagggacacccaccaactacaagcaccctgaaatgagggctgagtattgccagcagagttcagccCAGTTGCACTTTGTttcacaacagagagacaacaagcaaGCGACACAATTATTATCCAATGTGTAATATTATCCCACTATCCCTAATACATGTAAAatgtctgccctcctctatttgcctttttgaacatttagtattgccatttgtacagcATTTGCCTTCTTTGCTCATCTACGCATTCCATTggtaatatacattttcttgatacttgtaaatacttctCTATTTTGCACTTGTCTATTTCTCCTCTATTTGTTTCTCTACTTcacctctatttgcacttctggatagatgctaactgcatttcgttgtactgtacttgcactgttttggGATAAAACACAATTGTAAAGTGtagcaaaatatttgtaaaaccacaaaGAAAGCcataacaattatatttttgcaGCACTCgcattttcaaaaaatgaaCAGATAATAAATGTACTTTCAAAATGCATGTCAATTTTTTCTGTACTatagattttatatttttatatttatactaGGGGATGAATGAACTAAATAGTAAGAGGtcaaatcatatatatatatcccttTGAACACCTCATATCCCACCAGTAAAGAGCAACCAGCAGGTGTTGGGATTATACATGTTGTTCAGAATATTACAATTTATTAGAAAAGATTATGCATGCTAAAAAGGCAAGAATGTTTCAAGCAAACAATCACTCAAACATTTTAACCTTGAACAATCGTTTTTCTAAAGTTACCTTAACCATGGTTTTCCTTAAACATGCTATAAAGTCTACAGCTGTCAATCCCTCATCCCAACTGCTTATTCCCTATAATGGGCATCCATTTCAGTCTGCGTCACCACTATCTTTTCTTTGCAACACCTCAAACAGTTGGGTTTACCAGATTAATGTTTATGAATTTATTTTAGCCCTGGCTCAGAGTTTTTCTTCATATTATCCTCACTTGGTCAGGGCAGTTGAGGTGTCCCCAACAAGTGTATGATTTGTATTTCAGGACAAAATAATGAGAGAGACTTCAGTTTTAGGTTGTTAACAAAGCGACACTCCAGACAGTAGAAAAGACATGATTGCATTACTTTTGGTGGACATCtaggttgctctggataagaacatctgctaaCTGAGAAGTAAAGAGAAATTGTAATGCATTGTCCTTCTTATTTTGACCAGAAGATGACACTGTTTACATATGAACTAGAGTTAGATGAAAATTAATAGGGTTGAgcaaatcttttcttttttttttgttgggacAATTAAAGACAATTAAGTGAAATTGCttccaggttgttgctgtaaaagaGAGAGGGTTGTCaatcaacttacctggtaaaatgagggtacacaacattttaaaaaaagaaaatcgatcTGTCATTCAATCAATGCAGGCAATGTAAAACCAAAAACACTCAATGGATCTTGCTTTTGCCTCTGACTATATAATATGAGCAGAATTTTATTTTGCACAATTCTTTTCACAAAGCAATGGATGTTTATGAAGACAATGGCGTTAATGTTTCACAAATCAATTAACCCAATTCATTAATTTATTGCTTGGAGCGCTGTTGCAGTCTGATGAATCATTGTTTTGTTACATGGCCCCAGAGGGCTTTCAAGATAAGCAGTAACTCAGAGTAAAATTAACTTTTCTTTGAAAAGTTAAATGAGTCAGGATGGTGACTTGCTATATTAAAGGAAAACAACAGCTTACTTTGCATATGCAGTTAGCCCACCAGCTGTCTTTGTAGATGGTAGAAATTGTAAAATTGAAAACTTGTGTCATATTCATTGTCTGTGGCATTCACCACAATCGATTGGGGTTCCccaattttatgtttttgatgtgacagaacatttgtaaTTCATGCAGATATTCGTTATTTCACGTCCTTCAGTCAAATTGCTTTAGTGAGGTAGAAGTAATATACCCCTCTGACACTGCTCTCCCTAACCCGACACTGCTCTCCCTAACACGACGCTGCTCTCCCTAACCCGACACTGCTCTCCCTAACACGACGCTGCTCTCCCTAACCCGATACTGCTCTCCCTAACCCGACGCTGCTCTCCCTAACCCGACGCTGCTCTCCCTAACCCGATGCTGCTCTCCCTAACACGAAGCTGCTCTCCCTAACCCGACGCTGCTCTCCCTAACCCGACGCTGCTCTCCCTAAAAGAGCTGCATGTTAAGAGAGAAAATTACTTTCAATGATTTATGAACTTTTATTATGATATTTACCATTGTTCCCCTTTCAACAGATAGGCAGGCATTGAAGTATTCTGTTACTATTTAGTTGAATATTACATGTGGCCTATTCATTATGATGAGTGTTTAATTGTGTAGTTCTGAATTAATTCATTTGATTATTAACCAAATTGTATCTTTGGAGGCATCATTGGGGTTGATTTAAAAGAGAACCCTGGAATAAAGCTGTTTCAGATGAATGTAACtaacaaacattaaatatttaaacttcTCCTATTCAAATTAGTGAACACTATTACTTCAAGCATCTGTTTGCAGTAGACGCTTTGGACACAAATGATTAATTGATAGGGTTTATCACTATCCAAGCAACATAGGATTTATGTGAGAATTGCTAAATAACCTCCTAAAATTAGACTAACAGAGCAACACACCCCTTTTCCGATCATAAATCCTTAATCATTAAACTGTCCTTGTGACTtctgagagaaggatggagggatgggtggTGAGATGATGCCCTACCACCACAAATCCAAATGTGTCCTTTCTCCAGGGCTCCAACCCACACCAGCAGCCCATCCCCAGATGAAGATCATCAAGCCCTCCACAAAGACCTCTGAACCCCTTTTTAAGGGCACTGTCCCACCTATCACCGCAGACACTGTAATGACCTATGTGGTGTATGTGGTCAACCCTGCCCTCTTCTAGCTGTGTACCTCGGCCCACAAACCTCAGACTCTAAAGAGTGGGCGTTTTCCCATATGTGCCCATAAAAGAAGACATGCCTCTTGTCTGGTTTCACAGTGTCTGATAGGAGgctttgttttaaaaaagcatttattttcttgATTATTTTCTTGAACATTGAAGAATAAACAAAATGACTAACAGATTGAGAACTGTGGACATTCTGTAAATCATTTGTTCTTATAATATGTTCTGCATATTTCTATCTTCCATTAAATACTGAGCGGTTATCTGCAATAAATGAGtaaaacaaacacttgaaattGTGTGCTCTAATATCACAGTGTATCTACCTGTAAATGTCTGGTAATGAATCAAATGTTGGGTTACATGCTCACTGAGATACACAGGGCTTCTTCCCAGGGCTAAAACGTGTGGAGATCGCCCGTGAAATGTTCACTTAGGAGCCAGTTCCCAATACAATAAAAGTAAGAAATGCATAAGCATGAAAACgaaaaacattgttataatATGATGataaaacatatacaaaatTGTTTGAGGGAGATGTGTACATGTGGTAGAGTTAAATTGACTAGGCAGCAACCTAGACACTAAATAGTAAATTGATCAATAAGACCGTGGTCAAGTGGGAACTGAGTCAGTGTTATAGAGTAGTGCATAATAAAGGGGTTAGGttcagataaatgtattttacccTGCAATAGGATTGTAGTTCCTCGTTTTATGCCAAGTTTGTATTGTCtacttgtttttctgtgtttactgAAATTAATGCAGGGTGTTTCTTTGGTTTGGTGGATTGCTAgcattaaaacaattattcttCCTGTAATGACTCGACTCATGACAGTATATTGCTGTAGGTCATGAAGCTGTGTCTATAATTATATgaatatttgttgttgtttgttttaaaattctgaaaccacaaaaacatgtttactcAGCTTATACATTAGCTTTGTCTTTAAGTGACAGTGATTCATCTgtctacattttatttctgtttctctctaagTCAACTCTTTGGAGGATTTCAAATATAGACTAAAGGATATACCAATATTACCATGGTAATAAGTCAGCAAATGTATTATCATGCAGTGATACTTGGTTTATCCCACGCAAGAAAACATGCATATAAGCATGCCCCATTCAAGCAAACGTTagtgttcattcatacattgtACTTGATACTACAGTTTTTATCAGAACTGGTTATACAGCAGGAACACaaactatacattttttggggACTGTAAACATATGCTGAAGACGATAGGATAATCAACCTAATCAAGGTAATGCTTGGAGTAACGtactaaatgttttgttatgttgGATTCATGTTTTTCATGAACCACTGGTAGTCTAGAATgtgcattatttttatttcagaaatgAAGGAAAAGAAAGTGGAGATTCTGAGTATCACTCTTTACCTCTTCTTTGTGTTGGCAGTAGCATCTGCAAAGCCGGTAATTCTTTCCTTATAAATCTGTTTATATGGTACTATAGCctagccaaattcagtgaataGAGAATGTGTAAAAAGTGTGCTTTGCTATGTTTCCAAactaatatattatttaaatggttGAAAACAGGTCAGTTTGCATGGATTACAGTTCAGAAACGTGGTGGCTGACAGCATGCAATCCTCTGAGTCCTCTGAGTCCAACGAGTCTTCTTCAGAGAACACTGGCCTGCCACCACAGACGGGCAATGATCAGCCAATGGTCGCTGGCACAGAGGCGGAAATACCTGATACCCAGGAGGTGACTGACCCACCAGACACCAACGCTGTAACATCTGAAACAGCCTTAGCAGTTAATGATACTTTGATTGCTTCACAAATCGCACATGAGACTGAAACTtctttggcagactcactaaACGGGACTGATGTTGAGGCAACCTCACAACAACCAGTAAACATCACAGCAACAGACACTCCCAGTCTGTCTTCGGATGTCATAACCAACCTTACGTCTCTGGCTATAACAGCGTTGCCTTCAGTCACCGAGGCAACCACAATCCAAGAGTTCCACGTAGGCACAACACCTCCACCAGCCCCATACCACAAACCCATTATGGAGCAGTCGACACCTCCACCAGTCTACACAGTACAAGGCCTAACACCTCAGCAGACAGTTCCGTTGGTAACAACAAAGGGCATGTCTGTTGTGCCAGGTTGTTTTACTGTAGTATACATAACCAGCCCTCAGGCTCAGCCGGTTCCTGCTAGAGGCGATAGCATTTAAAGCATGCAAGTG
This portion of the Esox lucius isolate fEsoLuc1 chromosome 13, fEsoLuc1.pri, whole genome shotgun sequence genome encodes:
- the LOC105029446 gene encoding uncharacterized protein LOC105029446: MKEKKVEILSITLYLFFVLAVASAKPVSLHGLQFRNVVADSMQSSESSESNESSSENTGLPPQTGNDQPMVAGTEAEIPDTQEVTDPPDTNAVTSETALAVNDTLIASQIAHETETSLADSLNGTDVEATSQQPVNITATDTPSLSSDVITNLTSLAITALPSVTEATTIQEFHVGTTPPPAPYHKPIMEQSTPPPVYTVQGLTPQQTVPLVTTKGMSVVPGCFTVVYITSPQAQPVPARGDSI